A single region of the Pontibacter kalidii genome encodes:
- a CDS encoding hydrogenase maturation nickel metallochaperone HypA/HybF, with amino-acid sequence MHEISIVRTVFETLQETYPDKFERITKVQIEAGLLSNIQPILIQNAFEALIMEEPALADIELEVLLLPIIAHCEACDKDFEVVRHKFVCACGTPSKNIIQGEELQISQVEFLEK; translated from the coding sequence ATGCACGAAATTTCGATCGTACGGACCGTCTTTGAAACGCTACAGGAAACGTACCCGGACAAGTTCGAGCGGATCACGAAAGTGCAGATAGAGGCGGGGCTGCTCAGCAACATCCAGCCCATCCTGATACAAAACGCCTTTGAAGCCCTGATCATGGAGGAGCCGGCGCTGGCCGATATCGAGCTGGAGGTGCTTCTACTGCCCATCATCGCCCACTGCGAGGCCTGCGATAAAGACTTTGAGGTGGTGCGCCACAAGTTCGTGTGCGCCTGCGGCACTCCCTCCAAGAACATTATACAGGGGGAGGAGCTGCAGATCAGCCAGGTTGAATTCTTAGAGAAGTAA
- a CDS encoding plastocyanin/azurin family copper-binding protein, translated as MKNLKLGLLPTSLYFLCLFLFGATFSPAPPKVHTVEISQMRFNPDTLVVSKGDTIVFVNKDLVTHDVTEVSGKSWKSPALTSGDTWRMVALKTTDYFCSYHPVMKGKIEVK; from the coding sequence ATGAAAAACCTGAAACTGGGGCTATTGCCAACAAGTTTATACTTCCTCTGCCTATTCCTGTTTGGGGCTACCTTTTCACCGGCGCCACCCAAAGTACACACGGTAGAGATCAGCCAGATGCGGTTTAATCCGGATACATTGGTGGTGAGTAAAGGAGATACCATTGTCTTTGTAAATAAAGATTTGGTAACGCACGATGTGACAGAAGTCTCCGGCAAATCATGGAAATCGCCCGCCCTGACTTCCGGAGATACATGGCGCATGGTGGCCCTGAAAACCACGGATTACTTCTGCAGCTATCATCCCGTGATGAAAGGAAAGATCGAAGTAAAGTAA
- a CDS encoding urease accessory protein UreD: MLKSTINISAEREGKLTLLKESSYNVPYKVIHYGSRHLHEHLELILMSSSPGIMDGDEVDIRVNVHEGAHLKLFTQSFNKLHPMEKGAVQRTHVQVKQNGVFRFIPLPIIPFAKSDFKTSNEIHLDESATLIWGDILASGRVHSGESFEFTRLHVVTKVYCNKKLVLLDNQLLEPARQPMSSIVFYEGYTHQATLIYVSPFAEELKAELDEILVEKYEQIDFGFTQCAPNAVMLRAMGYEGAMLHDWLSAMGQLCWQFTKYKQGVEQSEPEEEQVTLPRVVEAEPVATKQTKRSGTRRIKKVVTANGATRKTIAAAEVPAEETLPEAAAVIEK, encoded by the coding sequence ATGCTTAAAAGTACCATCAATATTAGCGCAGAGAGGGAAGGAAAGCTGACGCTGCTGAAAGAAAGCAGCTATAATGTACCCTATAAGGTAATCCATTATGGTTCCCGGCATCTGCACGAGCACTTAGAGCTTATCCTGATGAGTTCCTCTCCGGGTATTATGGATGGCGATGAGGTTGATATCCGGGTGAATGTGCATGAGGGCGCACATCTGAAGCTCTTCACACAGTCGTTCAACAAGCTGCACCCGATGGAGAAAGGCGCCGTGCAAAGAACACATGTGCAGGTAAAGCAGAATGGCGTCTTCAGGTTTATCCCTCTCCCGATCATCCCTTTTGCAAAGTCTGACTTCAAGACTAGCAATGAAATCCATTTGGATGAAAGCGCCACGCTGATCTGGGGGGACATCCTTGCCTCGGGGCGGGTGCATTCGGGGGAGTCGTTTGAGTTCACGCGCCTGCACGTTGTCACCAAAGTATACTGCAACAAAAAGCTCGTGCTGCTGGATAACCAGTTGCTGGAGCCGGCCAGGCAGCCCATGAGTTCCATCGTTTTCTATGAGGGCTATACCCACCAGGCCACCTTGATCTATGTGTCTCCCTTTGCCGAGGAACTGAAGGCTGAACTGGACGAGATCCTGGTTGAGAAGTATGAGCAGATTGACTTCGGCTTTACGCAATGTGCGCCAAATGCCGTCATGCTGCGCGCTATGGGATACGAAGGCGCCATGCTACATGACTGGCTAAGCGCCATGGGGCAGTTGTGCTGGCAGTTTACGAAGTATAAGCAAGGGGTGGAACAAAGCGAGCCTGAGGAAGAGCAAGTTACTTTGCCACGTGTGGTGGAAGCAGAACCTGTTGCTACTAAACAGACGAAGCGCAGCGGTACAAGACGCATAAAAAAAGTAGTAACAGCAAATGGTGCAACCAGAAAGACCATTGCTGCTGCTGAGGTACCAGCTGAAGAAACACTTCCTGAAGCCGCAGCGGTGATAGAGAAATAA
- a CDS encoding ABC transporter ATP-binding protein has protein sequence MTEAAIEVNNLSFGYGNTPILEQVRVAFPANSFSVLLGRNGSGKSTLFNIMAGLQKYQQGSVKLMGKERSKMSFSDCARVLGFLPQFHKSVFPFKVKDVVLTGRAAFSAFSPRKSDMDKVGQAIEELGISHLAERPYTELSGGEQQLVMIARVLVQNPRIILLDEPTNHLDIYYQTYVLEKLQKLTENNLTVIAIMHDPNMAFLYADHCYFMKDRTVVTPGEAFDYSTGAFLEYVYDVRFTMVQVNDKMMVLPGSCSQY, from the coding sequence ATGACAGAAGCGGCGATAGAAGTAAACAACCTCAGCTTTGGATATGGGAACACGCCCATACTGGAGCAAGTACGGGTGGCCTTCCCGGCCAACAGCTTTTCGGTGCTGCTTGGCCGGAACGGTAGTGGCAAGTCTACGCTCTTCAACATCATGGCAGGCCTGCAGAAGTACCAGCAAGGCTCCGTGAAACTGATGGGGAAGGAGCGAAGCAAAATGTCTTTCTCGGACTGCGCCCGTGTGCTTGGTTTCCTGCCCCAGTTCCATAAGTCGGTGTTCCCGTTTAAGGTAAAAGACGTGGTCCTGACCGGGAGAGCCGCTTTCTCCGCCTTCAGCCCCAGAAAAAGTGACATGGATAAGGTAGGGCAGGCCATCGAGGAACTAGGCATCAGCCACCTAGCCGAGAGGCCCTATACGGAGCTGTCGGGCGGAGAGCAGCAGTTGGTTATGATCGCGCGGGTGTTGGTGCAGAACCCACGCATCATACTTCTGGACGAGCCCACCAACCACCTCGACATCTACTACCAGACCTACGTGCTGGAGAAACTCCAGAAACTGACGGAAAACAACCTGACGGTCATTGCCATCATGCACGACCCGAATATGGCTTTCCTGTATGCAGACCATTGCTATTTTATGAAAGATAGAACAGTGGTAACGCCGGGCGAGGCTTTTGACTACTCCACAGGGGCATTTCTGGAGTACGTGTATGATGTTCGCTTTACCATGGTGCAGGTGAATGACAAAATGATGGTGCTACCCGGTAGCTGTAGCCAATATTGA
- the hypB gene encoding hydrogenase nickel incorporation protein HypB, with amino-acid sequence MSTPSTPKSNRMPVGSVQCDNTTLNLLKANDFVAKAIREKLSDVLVINVCSSPGSGKTTLMQETGKRLSDKLNLAVLVGDPETDRDAVRMKEVGINALQIVTGGMCHIEAQMILQALDHIDLTGVDLLFIENVGNLVCPAAFDLGEDIRVTVLAATEGDDKPKKYPRMFLTSELMVISKADLLPYVPFSVEAVTKDAREVNPTIEVMTISSLKGDGIDQWCDWLLTKVAEKKAKLATT; translated from the coding sequence ATGAGTACACCATCCACGCCGAAGAGTAACCGAATGCCCGTAGGTTCCGTGCAGTGCGACAATACCACGCTGAACCTGCTGAAGGCAAATGACTTTGTGGCCAAGGCCATCCGCGAGAAACTGTCGGACGTGCTGGTGATCAACGTATGCTCCTCGCCGGGAAGCGGCAAGACCACCCTGATGCAGGAGACAGGCAAGCGCCTGAGCGACAAATTGAACCTGGCCGTGCTGGTGGGTGACCCGGAAACGGACCGCGACGCGGTACGCATGAAAGAAGTGGGCATCAACGCCCTGCAGATCGTGACCGGGGGCATGTGCCACATCGAGGCGCAGATGATCCTGCAGGCCCTCGACCACATTGATTTGACGGGCGTGGACCTGCTCTTCATCGAGAACGTGGGGAACCTGGTGTGTCCCGCTGCCTTCGACCTGGGTGAGGACATCCGGGTGACGGTGCTGGCCGCCACCGAGGGCGACGACAAGCCCAAGAAGTACCCGCGCATGTTCCTCACGAGCGAGCTGATGGTTATCTCCAAAGCAGACTTGCTGCCCTACGTGCCTTTTTCAGTGGAGGCCGTTACGAAGGATGCCCGGGAAGTGAACCCCACTATTGAGGTAATGACCATCAGTAGCCTGAAAGGGGATGGTATTGACCAATGGTGTGACTGGCTGTTGACAAAAGTAGCAGAAAAGAAAGCCAAGCTGGCCACGACCTGA
- a CDS encoding ABC transporter substrate-binding protein, with product MAVVLSACLLLLSACNSGNGESMVADGAIVVTDIRGKEVRLSEPADRVIVLYQGALDGMYMLHAEHTVVGIQNNIYTNPVSFKYFSKLDPRIARKELPAPGNWETSTNIESILALKPDLVIIASGQTDAIRLLEDLGIQVFAVSPQNNAQLFEEIESIGKLTGTSERAKELLAYTRAKLDEIREATKHIEHKKSVYYAWSGGRIYATSGQNSRMNECFELAGVRNACTFAIDQPNINPETLISWDPDLILLWSTNPQELYNKKELSVLKAVKNKNVHVLEPPFFYDPHTLKIMYAAIELHNVCYGENENFDLVENRREIMTNLYGAKATALLE from the coding sequence TTGGCTGTAGTTCTAAGTGCCTGCCTGCTCCTCCTGAGTGCGTGCAATAGCGGAAACGGTGAAAGTATGGTAGCGGATGGCGCTATCGTGGTAACGGATATTCGGGGGAAGGAGGTGCGGCTGAGTGAACCGGCCGATCGGGTGATTGTGCTGTATCAAGGCGCCCTGGATGGCATGTACATGCTGCATGCGGAGCATACCGTGGTAGGCATTCAAAATAACATTTACACAAACCCTGTGTCCTTCAAGTATTTCAGCAAACTGGACCCGCGCATCGCCAGAAAAGAGCTTCCGGCTCCGGGCAACTGGGAAACCTCCACCAACATTGAAAGCATACTGGCGCTCAAACCGGATCTGGTGATCATCGCCTCCGGGCAGACGGATGCCATTCGCTTGCTTGAAGATTTAGGAATTCAGGTATTTGCGGTGTCGCCCCAGAATAACGCGCAATTGTTTGAGGAAATAGAAAGCATCGGCAAGCTGACCGGCACCTCGGAGCGGGCAAAGGAATTGCTGGCCTATACCCGTGCAAAGCTGGACGAGATCCGGGAGGCAACAAAGCACATAGAGCACAAGAAGTCGGTGTACTATGCCTGGTCGGGGGGGCGAATATACGCCACTTCGGGGCAGAACAGCCGCATGAACGAGTGCTTTGAACTGGCAGGGGTACGAAACGCCTGCACCTTTGCCATAGACCAGCCCAATATCAACCCGGAAACCCTGATTTCGTGGGACCCTGACCTGATTCTGCTTTGGAGCACAAACCCGCAGGAGCTTTATAACAAAAAGGAATTGTCGGTGCTGAAAGCTGTCAAGAACAAAAATGTGCACGTGCTGGAGCCGCCATTTTTCTACGACCCGCATACCCTCAAAATTATGTATGCCGCTATAGAACTGCATAATGTCTGCTATGGCGAAAATGAGAACTTCGATCTGGTAGAGAACCGAAGGGAGATCATGACGAATCTGTATGGAGCCAAAGCTACTGCGCTACTCGAATGA
- the ureG gene encoding urease accessory protein UreG, whose translation MPKKHVRIGVAGPVGSGKTALIERLTRKMGEEYSICVVTNDIYTREDADFLIKNSSLPADRIIGVETGGCPHTAIREDASMNIEAVEELVERHPDTEIVFVESGGDNISATFSPDLADVTIFVIDVAEGDKMPRKGGPGITRSDLLIINKTDLAPYVNADLAMMERDSKKMRGERPFIFTNLMKLEGLEEVIQWIKTYALLEKEEEHA comes from the coding sequence ATGCCAAAAAAACATGTACGCATAGGGGTGGCAGGGCCGGTAGGCTCTGGTAAGACGGCTTTGATAGAAAGGCTGACCCGAAAGATGGGAGAGGAGTACAGCATCTGCGTGGTGACCAACGACATTTATACCCGGGAGGATGCTGATTTCCTGATCAAGAACTCCAGCTTGCCCGCTGACCGCATCATTGGGGTGGAGACGGGCGGCTGCCCGCACACCGCGATCCGGGAAGATGCTTCGATGAACATTGAGGCGGTGGAAGAGTTGGTGGAGCGCCACCCGGACACCGAGATCGTATTTGTGGAGAGCGGCGGCGACAATATATCAGCTACTTTCAGCCCGGATTTGGCTGACGTAACCATCTTCGTGATCGATGTGGCCGAGGGCGACAAGATGCCCCGCAAGGGCGGCCCGGGCATCACGCGCTCCGATCTGCTGATCATCAACAAAACAGACCTGGCTCCTTACGTGAACGCAGACCTGGCCATGATGGAGCGGGATTCGAAGAAGATGCGGGGCGAGCGTCCGTTCATCTTCACCAACCTGATGAAGCTGGAGGGCCTCGAGGAGGTGATCCAGTGGATTAAGACCTATGCTTTGCTAGAAAAAGAGGAGGAACATGCTTAA
- a CDS encoding cyanophycinase codes for MQAAKGRIVAIGGNEDKGTLPTTEADELKKPSNFFDQGILKRIHDELHGLGTRIEVITTATRFPEEVGNVYLAAFLKLGCDNVGILPIQQPEDTSRVEYLERVRKADAIMFSGGDQNRLSQILLGSEILHIIKSRYKQEEKFLVSGTSAGAMALSHIMINGSLERDPLLKGTVELTEGLGLLEQIIIDTHFVNRRRIPRLIEAVAAMPSHIGIGLGEDTGILMKQNFCIETIGSGLVIIIDGRKAHKNNYPLIKTGEALCVENLILHVLPKGQAYNILTGGFMLEGLLHSQFLL; via the coding sequence ATGCAAGCTGCCAAAGGAAGAATAGTGGCCATAGGGGGCAATGAAGATAAAGGCACATTACCCACCACAGAGGCAGATGAGCTAAAAAAGCCTTCGAATTTCTTTGATCAGGGGATTCTCAAACGCATCCATGACGAGCTTCATGGCCTTGGAACCCGAATTGAAGTGATAACAACAGCCACCCGCTTCCCTGAAGAGGTAGGGAATGTTTACCTTGCAGCCTTCCTTAAACTTGGCTGTGACAATGTAGGCATTCTTCCAATTCAACAGCCGGAGGATACCAGCAGAGTCGAATACCTGGAGCGGGTCAGAAAAGCAGACGCCATCATGTTTTCAGGTGGGGATCAAAATCGACTTTCACAAATTCTTCTTGGCTCTGAGATACTACATATCATTAAAAGCAGGTATAAGCAGGAAGAAAAATTCCTGGTATCCGGGACAAGCGCCGGCGCTATGGCCCTGTCGCACATCATGATAAACGGGTCCTTGGAAAGAGACCCGCTTTTGAAAGGGACAGTCGAGTTAACAGAAGGATTGGGACTACTGGAGCAGATCATCATTGATACCCATTTTGTTAACCGGCGCCGTATACCGCGCCTGATCGAAGCCGTTGCCGCCATGCCCTCGCACATTGGAATTGGGCTGGGCGAAGACACCGGCATTCTGATGAAACAGAATTTCTGTATTGAAACCATAGGCTCAGGGCTGGTCATCATCATAGACGGTCGTAAAGCTCATAAGAATAACTATCCGCTGATAAAAACAGGTGAGGCGCTCTGTGTCGAGAATCTGATCCTGCACGTACTCCCGAAAGGACAGGCTTACAACATACTTACGGGCGGGTTTATGTTGGAAGGGCTCCTGCATTCCCAGTTTCTCTTATAG
- a CDS encoding glycoside hydrolase family 3 protein, giving the protein MLHACGQSSTDPETGTEKTTQPRLGYRSAKLVEVNGLRFKNLNRNGQLDKYEDWRLTPAERSKDLLGRMSVEEKVGMMLIADMRMQNESFMLESSGQSKPITSGFNEEDVVSGKNQFTGEPLPIKVMSAVGTTKGIVKHKMRHFIWRTTTAPADTMARWANKVQALAESDSLGIPVLFASNPRNHITSGALGATGSTTIGFSKWPAEIGLGAMADSAMIHRFGDMARQEWLAVGIRKGYMYMADLATEPRWQRVEGTFGEDPAHVAQSIAAITLGFQGPRLNHESVAMTTKHYPGGGSTNEGFDPHYRYGRFAVFPGGQLEENMLPFKAAIQAGTSSIMPYYSLPKDTRFEEVAYAYNKGLLRDVLRGQLGFKGIINSDTGPIESMPWGVEELSIEQRYVKALDAGTNMFAGNADPTPLLETLKAHPEAMQFVDESVLLLLVELFQLGLFENPYVDEEKAGEVVGRQEFVDAGKEAQRKSVVLLRNEKNALPLARDTKVYFEEYAKNYGKMTPGPGKVHTQQYEGLTFVSTPEEADVILLWVKPTIRPLFPSDASPLRVNLSNCAVDVQYVNALTAKKPTVLVINYANPFAINEVYNDQTSNRFIGVMATFGLEPEALLDVVSGKFNPTGKMPFTTPVNQQVVEKNMEDLPGYKEGEGYALFTFGEGLGYMPGRAE; this is encoded by the coding sequence ATGTTGCATGCCTGCGGTCAATCCAGTACTGATCCTGAAACCGGAACAGAAAAAACAACGCAGCCCAGGCTGGGTTACCGCTCCGCCAAGCTTGTGGAGGTAAACGGTTTGCGATTCAAAAACCTCAACCGCAACGGCCAGTTAGACAAGTATGAGGACTGGCGCTTAACGCCGGCAGAAAGAAGCAAGGACCTGCTAGGCAGGATGTCGGTGGAGGAGAAAGTAGGGATGATGCTGATCGCCGACATGCGCATGCAGAACGAATCGTTCATGCTCGAATCTTCAGGGCAGTCCAAACCCATCACCAGCGGGTTTAACGAGGAGGACGTAGTTTCAGGCAAAAACCAGTTTACCGGCGAGCCGCTTCCCATTAAGGTGATGAGCGCAGTAGGCACTACCAAAGGAATCGTGAAGCATAAAATGCGGCACTTTATCTGGCGTACTACCACGGCTCCGGCTGATACGATGGCGCGTTGGGCCAACAAGGTACAGGCACTGGCAGAAAGCGATAGCCTGGGGATACCAGTGTTGTTCGCGTCCAATCCCCGCAACCATATCACTTCCGGGGCGTTGGGCGCCACGGGTTCTACCACGATCGGCTTCTCCAAATGGCCCGCTGAAATTGGCTTGGGCGCCATGGCCGATTCAGCGATGATTCACCGATTCGGGGATATGGCACGGCAGGAATGGCTGGCGGTAGGGATACGCAAAGGGTATATGTACATGGCTGACCTGGCGACCGAGCCCCGCTGGCAGCGCGTTGAGGGCACTTTCGGGGAAGACCCCGCCCATGTCGCTCAATCCATCGCAGCCATTACACTGGGCTTTCAGGGGCCGAGGTTGAACCACGAATCGGTTGCGATGACCACCAAGCACTATCCGGGAGGAGGATCAACTAATGAGGGCTTTGATCCGCACTATCGTTATGGCCGCTTTGCCGTATTTCCGGGAGGGCAGCTGGAGGAAAACATGCTCCCGTTCAAAGCAGCCATTCAGGCTGGCACGTCCTCCATCATGCCTTATTATTCGCTGCCAAAAGACACCAGGTTTGAAGAAGTGGCCTATGCCTATAACAAAGGCCTCTTACGGGACGTGCTGCGCGGCCAACTGGGCTTCAAGGGAATCATCAATTCCGATACCGGCCCCATCGAATCCATGCCATGGGGTGTGGAAGAACTTAGCATTGAACAGCGGTACGTCAAGGCGCTGGATGCAGGAACCAACATGTTTGCCGGCAATGCCGATCCTACCCCGCTCCTTGAAACGCTGAAAGCGCATCCGGAGGCCATGCAGTTCGTGGATGAGTCGGTCTTGCTGCTGCTCGTGGAGCTGTTCCAACTTGGGCTTTTTGAGAACCCGTATGTAGACGAGGAAAAGGCTGGAGAAGTGGTGGGCAGGCAGGAATTCGTAGATGCTGGTAAAGAAGCGCAGCGCAAGTCAGTCGTGCTGCTGCGCAACGAAAAAAACGCCTTGCCGCTGGCCAGGGATACGAAAGTATACTTCGAGGAATATGCTAAGAATTATGGCAAGATGACACCCGGTCCGGGCAAAGTCCATACGCAGCAGTATGAAGGGCTTACCTTTGTCTCCACTCCCGAAGAAGCGGACGTGATCCTGCTGTGGGTTAAACCTACCATCCGCCCACTCTTTCCCTCTGATGCTTCTCCCTTGCGGGTAAACCTATCGAACTGCGCGGTGGATGTGCAATATGTAAATGCGCTCACAGCTAAAAAGCCTACCGTACTGGTCATCAACTACGCCAACCCCTTTGCCATCAATGAAGTTTACAATGATCAGACAAGCAACCGTTTTATTGGCGTAATGGCGACCTTTGGGCTGGAGCCCGAAGCACTGCTGGATGTCGTGTCTGGAAAGTTTAACCCCACAGGTAAAATGCCCTTTACAACGCCGGTAAACCAGCAGGTAGTAGAGAAAAATATGGAGGATCTGCCCGGATACAAGGAAGGCGAAGGGTATGCCCTGTTCACGTTCGGGGAAGGGCTAGGGTATATGCCGGGGAGAGCAGAATAG
- a CDS encoding M20 metallopeptidase family protein, producing the protein MKKIIPLILAVLLSGVLSAQTNKDTGNQTKQSKKTANTTSNASWAKNVPAEDVVKWFRHIHQNPELSFKEDKTGKYVEEILKSFPGIEVMRPAKTSVIGVLKGAKPGKTVAFRADMDALPMEEDTGLPYSSKVEGVAHTCGHDAHTAMLLGTASTLSKMRDQVNGTVYFVFQHAEETPPGGAIDIVESGALKGVEAFFGMHVIPNYPVGHVGILPEGDATTAQDIFNLTIIGEGSHGSSPHLSIDPIVVGSAIVGALQTIVSRNVPPGDLTVVSVGLFQAGNSANVIPPEAKLAATVRTTSEDTRKMVETRVKEIVEHITKAYGATYKLDYIHAYPAVTNNAALNSLSKNSAIAILGKDQVFDAPLTTASEDFSYFEKIAPVSYMILGIGEGAANHNPEFKVDESALANGVKAQVQIILDYLNNKTKNTTMSDGQ; encoded by the coding sequence ATGAAAAAAATAATACCGCTTATACTCGCCGTGTTACTGAGTGGAGTACTCAGTGCGCAAACAAATAAAGATACGGGCAATCAAACTAAACAAAGTAAAAAAACAGCTAATACTACTTCGAATGCTTCCTGGGCAAAGAATGTACCGGCAGAAGATGTTGTCAAATGGTTCCGCCACATCCACCAAAACCCCGAATTGTCTTTCAAGGAGGATAAAACAGGCAAGTATGTGGAAGAAATTCTGAAGTCTTTTCCCGGTATTGAAGTTATGAGACCCGCTAAAACAAGCGTTATTGGGGTTCTGAAGGGCGCCAAGCCCGGTAAGACCGTGGCCTTCCGGGCAGACATGGATGCCTTGCCTATGGAGGAAGATACTGGCTTGCCTTATAGCTCAAAAGTAGAAGGTGTGGCCCACACCTGTGGCCACGATGCGCATACGGCTATGCTGCTAGGAACTGCATCAACCCTTTCCAAGATGCGGGACCAGGTAAATGGAACTGTCTACTTTGTTTTTCAGCACGCAGAAGAAACCCCACCCGGCGGAGCGATAGATATTGTCGAATCAGGGGCTTTGAAAGGTGTGGAAGCCTTTTTCGGGATGCATGTTATACCCAATTACCCTGTAGGCCATGTGGGTATTTTGCCTGAAGGAGATGCTACGACCGCTCAGGACATCTTCAACCTGACCATTATCGGGGAAGGATCACATGGCTCCAGTCCCCATTTATCAATTGATCCGATCGTGGTAGGGTCTGCCATTGTCGGTGCCTTGCAAACGATCGTATCCCGAAATGTTCCGCCGGGAGATTTGACAGTGGTCTCCGTCGGTCTATTTCAGGCAGGCAATTCGGCAAACGTGATACCGCCAGAAGCGAAACTGGCTGCCACCGTTCGCACCACCTCAGAAGATACCAGGAAAATGGTGGAGACCAGGGTAAAGGAAATAGTCGAACACATCACAAAGGCCTATGGAGCTACCTACAAACTGGATTACATCCATGCCTACCCGGCCGTAACAAACAATGCTGCCCTTAATTCCCTGTCCAAGAACAGTGCTATCGCCATCTTGGGAAAAGACCAGGTGTTTGACGCCCCCTTAACAACTGCCAGTGAAGATTTTTCCTACTTCGAAAAAATTGCCCCCGTGAGTTATATGATACTCGGCATTGGGGAAGGGGCAGCTAACCACAACCCCGAATTTAAGGTGGATGAAAGCGCCTTGGCAAACGGGGTGAAAGCTCAGGTACAGATCATCCTGGATTACCTGAATAACAAGACTAAAAACACGACAATGTCTGATGGTCAATAA
- a CDS encoding FecCD family ABC transporter permease, whose amino-acid sequence MRKALTAFLIYGLPIPLLLYSLTVGPSQGLVLADYWDWGKAALTGDIEEGSPRLYMLNNIIENVRLPRVMLTFIIGAGLASSGGALQGIFRNPLVDPYVLGISSGSAFGAALAIAFPLFHINVMAFVLGIVSVIMTYSFAFSNSRSSIVAVILSGMIVSGIFTASLTVVQYISDPYKLQAIVQWTMGNLHHASWDKLNTAALPVGVGIVGMYLMRWRLNLLALGEEEAKAVGVNPTADKAVLVSLATLTTSTSVAAAGVISMYGLFIPHLTRMMVGPDNRKAMPANILFGGSFLVIIDNFSRSLMEFEIPIGIFTMLLGAPFFLFLMKKNKINWV is encoded by the coding sequence ATGAGGAAAGCCCTGACCGCCTTTCTGATTTACGGCTTGCCCATCCCGCTGCTGCTGTATTCGCTGACGGTGGGCCCGTCGCAGGGGCTGGTACTGGCTGACTATTGGGATTGGGGCAAGGCTGCGCTGACCGGCGATATTGAGGAAGGCTCCCCCAGGTTATACATGCTCAACAACATCATCGAGAATGTGCGCCTTCCGAGGGTGATGCTCACCTTTATCATAGGGGCGGGGCTGGCCTCATCCGGAGGAGCCCTGCAGGGCATTTTCCGGAACCCGCTGGTTGACCCCTATGTGCTGGGCATTTCCTCGGGCTCGGCGTTCGGGGCCGCGCTGGCGATTGCTTTCCCGCTGTTTCACATCAACGTGATGGCTTTTGTGCTGGGCATCGTCTCTGTAATTATGACCTACTCCTTCGCCTTCAGTAACAGCAGGTCTTCTATTGTAGCGGTTATACTTTCGGGCATGATTGTGTCGGGTATCTTTACAGCCTCTCTAACGGTGGTGCAGTACATCAGCGACCCTTACAAACTGCAGGCCATTGTGCAATGGACCATGGGCAACCTGCACCACGCCTCCTGGGACAAACTCAACACGGCCGCCCTGCCGGTGGGGGTAGGGATCGTGGGCATGTACCTCATGCGCTGGCGCCTGAACCTGCTGGCCTTGGGAGAAGAGGAGGCAAAGGCCGTTGGCGTGAACCCCACAGCCGACAAGGCGGTATTAGTAAGCCTGGCTACCCTAACTACTTCCACATCGGTGGCGGCGGCTGGTGTCATTAGCATGTATGGCCTGTTTATACCGCACCTCACCCGCATGATGGTCGGACCGGATAACCGCAAGGCCATGCCCGCCAATATTCTCTTCGGTGGGTCATTCCTGGTCATCATCGACAATTTCTCCCGCTCTCTCATGGAGTTCGAGATCCCGATCGGCATCTTCACCATGCTGCTGGGGGCGCCTTTCTTTCTCTTTCTAATGAAGAAAAATAAAATCAACTGGGTATGA
- a CDS encoding urease accessory protein UreE, with protein sequence MATNSSLLTEPLVVTQALAKDQDLSGRTIDFFEIEWYEASKSRMKKKTQKGVEVLVEKSHRSALEDGDLLYLSDERAILLKIKPCDCVVLRPQSLQEIGTICFEIGNKHVPIFLTDENEVCVAYDALLYQLLLSGRFKVEIEERVLHPSQMIKAYGNKRLK encoded by the coding sequence ATGGCTACTAACTCATCGCTGCTGACAGAGCCCCTTGTTGTAACGCAGGCGCTTGCTAAAGATCAGGATTTGAGTGGCCGAACGATTGACTTTTTTGAGATAGAGTGGTACGAGGCCTCCAAGTCGCGGATGAAAAAGAAGACGCAGAAAGGCGTAGAGGTGCTGGTCGAAAAGTCGCACAGAAGCGCCCTAGAAGACGGGGACTTGCTATACTTGTCGGATGAGCGCGCAATCCTACTGAAGATAAAGCCCTGCGATTGCGTGGTGCTGCGGCCCCAAAGCCTGCAGGAAATAGGTACCATCTGTTTCGAGATCGGCAACAAGCACGTGCCCATTTTTTTGACCGACGAGAACGAGGTATGTGTCGCCTACGACGCCCTGCTGTACCAGCTGTTGCTGAGCGGACGTTTCAAGGTGGAAATAGAGGAGCGGGTGCTGCACCCCTCCCAGATGATCAAGGCCTATGGCAACAAGCGTCTGAAGTAA